The following are from one region of the Rhipicephalus microplus isolate Deutch F79 chromosome 1, USDA_Rmic, whole genome shotgun sequence genome:
- the LOC142769206 gene encoding progranulin-like: MHSRMLFTLSFLLLATSATLAVDYKRCPDGSLCHKTGTCCLLPVGRYSCCTLTNAVCCSARSSCCPEHYICDEASNLCAPAGAVRNHSETMNATKATAATTTAPKYTVGNEELHMKCPVGDTYCFRDNSTCCRQESGSYGCCPDRDAVCCSDLVNCCPRGFACIRGTGNCVQTGSISRLVAAASARRKVVDARLEGPYIEEPLTVAAMHLQRGRMIS, from the exons ATGCATTCCAGAATGCTGTTCACTCTCAGTTTCCTGCTGCTCGCTACCTCAGCGACGCTGGCCGTAGACTATAAAAGGTGTCCAGACGGAAGCCTGTGCCACAAAA CCGGCACATGCTGCCTGCTCCCGGTCGGCCGCTACTCGTGCTGCACCCTAACGAACGCCGTGTGCTGCTCCGCGCGCAGCAGCTGCTGCCCCGAGCACTACATCTGCGACGAGGCGTCCAACCTGTGCGCGCCGGCAGGCGCGGTGCGCAACCATTCCGAGACCATGAATGCGACGAAGGCCACCGCCGCGACGACAACGGCGCCCAAGTACACCGTCGGAAACGAGGAGCTGCACATGAAGTGCCCGGTGGGTGACACGTACTGCTTCCGAGACAACAGCACGTGCTGCCGCCAGGAGTCGGGCTCGTACGGCTGCTGTCCCGACAGGGACGCCGTGTGCTGCAGCGACCTGGTCAACTGCTGCCCGCGCGGCTTCGCCTGCATCCGCGGCACGGGCAACTGCGTCCAGACCGGGTCCATTTCAAGGCTGGTCGCCGCCGCCAGTGCACGACGCAAGGTGGTTGATGCCAGGTTGGAGGGCCCGTACATTGAAGAACCATTGACTGTGGCTGCCATGCACCTCCAAAGGGGTCGCATGATCTCCTAA